Within the Sulfitobacter sp. JL08 genome, the region GCAGCCGATCCCGCGCGCCTGTTCTGGGCACCTATCCGGGGCGGGCGGGCCATTTTATCGCCAATGGCGGGTTCAAGATCGGCTTTGGCATGGCACCGCGGATCGCCACGGTGATGGCCGATCTGGTGCTTGACGGGGCGGATCATATTCCCGATGAATTCAGGCTGGAACCACCCGGCACAGCCTAATCCGCCGTCGCACTCATACATTGCCGCCCGTCCGGCCCGCGCACCCACAAATCACCGTCTTTCCAGCACAGGCTTGCGGTTTCGAAATGCATCAGCGGGGCAGTCGCGCGAAAGGCAAATCTGCGCAGCGTTCCAAGGTGGGATTGCGCCAGAAGCATCAGATGTTGCGCCAATAGCGGACCATGAACCACCAATCCGGCATAGCCTTCCACATCGCGGGCATAATCCAGATCATAGTGGATGCGATGCCCATTGAAGGTCAGCGCGGAATAGCGAAACAAAAGCGTCGACGAAAACGCCACATCGTGCCGGTCCGTTTCATCGCGCGCGGCCATCGGCGGTACCGGTCGCGGGGCATCGGGCGATGGATCTTCCCGATAGACCAGATCATGCCATTCGCTCAGGCACAATTGCCCGTTCTGATGAATATCATGGCGCAGGGTAACAAAGGCCAAAGGCCCGGTGCGGCCGTCTTTGCGTGCGGCGCTTTCCAATACACTGGTTTTCACCGCATCAACGCCCGCAAGCAGCGGTGCGTGAAATTCAAGCCGCCCGCCCGCCCACA harbors:
- a CDS encoding FAS1-like dehydratase domain-containing protein; the protein is MNDDATQGEHRQTDVLDPARAAAFEIALGQAPTIRQGSALPPFFHQLYFWAPQPPDQLGRDGHPKVGGLIPDMGLPRRMWAGGRLEFHAPLLAGVDAVKTSVLESAARKDGRTGPLAFVTLRHDIHQNGQLCLSEWHDLVYREDPSPDAPRPVPPMAARDETDRHDVAFSSTLLFRYSALTFNGHRIHYDLDYARDVEGYAGLVVHGPLLAQHLMLLAQSHLGTLRRFAFRATAPLMHFETASLCWKDGDLWVRGPDGRQCMSATAD